From one Colletotrichum destructivum chromosome 3, complete sequence genomic stretch:
- a CDS encoding Putative zn(2)Cys(6) fungal-type DNA-binding domain, fungal transcription factor: protein MDSADVVLEDGKSPTKSSDNNEDNGNDDPNRKKANVRKRTKTGCLTCRKRRIKCDEGRPICSNCIKSKRHCEGYNQRVIFKDPIASFNLNGVYGPVVYPPESSSSPFQSIPNPPPKSSNGPPLAPIAPKPPQHPDFQGQPMLHYGHGFPGQFQGQIPPAAFDFNQFPHGEHHMHSSSSVISPASQFRGQFGDNRSNLASPITDNGPFVHKPAGPWRGQPTAGLTRAEVFSDHNAAARTDQATEDAEIEYLYSDDDASMPDSDDAFDDAMGEESAYGQLVQSRNDGPWDGFGTKMRSFSAFAEETILTSYIPTPNNSPLNDERTAALFWHFINVTGPSMSLYERHPFDHSKLTNNFSVPKAGHNIWTYTFPIISFNHPALLQAMLALGALQIAKLQKIPPTAAMKYYHLAIRRIARNLRSPKRRTQPATLAASLLLGYFEVWNSDHTKWCNHLFGSRLLIREIPFRQMTKNILPLKRARRALFQESQNQPMDPFFMGHDNTHMMSHDLDDLDLGLLSKLTNQQVSYEDDEPATGNLYTDRDIEHYEHLRDLYWWYCKMDVYQSILGGGKPFMDYQHWTQCPPRAPMGRLEAIYGTYDHLMLLLGRLCSFAAKDLPRKRKSFKGFGPPPGGGRPGGPPGGGPPNVGGPPGRGQGWPPPGMAGGMPGGGPPGGPPMGMPPPGMMRGPPPGAMPGGNGGSPPMFPGMLPNLGKVTLPMGFSPPRDDSPPPPGEEVREDLDSDMAADAAMREWESLREAFEILRSRFGPEFQPLGAEYADRRDSPFGSTLQYRTFSVAGIWMNYYMGLIHLYRAHPKMPPAAMIAAGIQAQHTVKFAIEIGRIAAGLTDDCANVVEISTLVGAALIESSFCLFVGGIQYQDNAQRQWIVRWMHDIARLTGWQSARQIAEGCESGWKKAAAMGRGPPYTRDPSLQTVVPQSVWTNPRRIGARLEQLDSDDTMLVVAKSERAFYALGLLSVEQELERLVIKDEG, encoded by the exons ATGGACTCCGCCGACGTGGTACTTGAGGACGGCAAGTCCCCGACCAAGAGCTCTGACAACAATGAGGACAACGGAAACGACGACCCGAACCGCAAGAAGGCGAATGTGAGGAAGAGGACCAAGACGGGCTGTCTCA CTTGCCGGAAGCGCCGCATCAAATGCGACGAGGGACGCCCCATTTGCAGCAACTGCATCAAGTCCAAGAGACACTGCGAGGGTTACAACCAGCGCGTCATCTTCAAAGACCCCATCGCATCATTCAACCTCAATGGTGTCTACGGTCCCGTCGTTTATCCTCCCGAGTCATCAAGCTCGCCATTTCAGAGTATTCCTAACCCCCCACCAAAGTCGTCTAATGGTCCTCCTTTGGCCCCAATAGCCCCCAAGCCACCGCAGCATCCGGACTTTCAAGGTCAGCCGATGCTTCACTATGGCCACGGTTTCCCGGGTCAGTTTCAAGGTCAAAtaccgccggcggccttcgACTTCAACCAGTTTCCGCACGGAGAGCATCACATGCACTCGAGCTCGTCTGTCATTTCGCCGGCCAGTCAATTTCGGGGGCAGTTTGGTGACAATCGGAGTAACCTTGCCAGTCCGATTACGGATAACGGCCCATTTGTCCATAAACCGGCAGGGCCATGGAGAGGACAGCCGACCGCAGGCCTTACGCGAGCGGAGGTCTTCTCCGATCacaacgccgccgctcgGACGGATCAAGCAACCGAGGACGCGGAGATAGAATATCTgtactcggacgacgacgcatCCATGcccgactcggacgacgctTTCGACGATGCGATGGGCGAGGAGAGCGCCTATGGTCAGTTAGTCCAGAGCCGCAACGACGGGCCCTGGGACGGGTTTGGAACCAAGATGAGATCCTTCtccgccttcgccgaggaAACTATCCTCACGTCGTACATCCCCACGCCCAACAACTCGCCACTGAACGACGAGCGAACAGCAGCCTTGTTCTGGCACTTTATTAACGTTACGGGGCCAAGCATGTCTCTGTACGAGAGGCATCCGTTCGATCACTCGAAGCTGACAAACAACTTCTCGGTGCCCAAGGCCGGGCATAACATCTGGACCT ACACTTTCCCCATCATCTCCTTTAACCACCCGGCGCTCCTTCAGGCGATGCTCGCTCTGGGTGCGTTGCAAATAGCCAAGCTTCAGAAGATCCCCCCGACAGCGGCCATGAAGTACTATCACCTCGCCATCCGCAGAATCGCAAGGAATTTGCGGAGTCCCAAGAGGAGAACGCAACCTGCTACTCTAGCAGCCTCCCTCTTGCTAGGATACTTTGAAGTCTGGAACTCGGACCACACCAAGTGGTGCAACCATCTGTTTGGGTCCAGGCTCCTGATCAGGGAGATCCCCTTCAGGCAGATGACCAAGAACATACTGCCGCTGAAGAGGGCCAGGCGGGCGCTGTTCCAAGAGAGCCAGAACCAACCGATGGACCCCTTTTTCATGGGTCACGACAACACGCACATGATGAGCCACGACCtagacgacctcgacctcggccttctcAGCAAGCTCACGAATCAGCAGGTTTCGTACGAGGACGATGAGCCGGCGACTGGTAACTTGTATACGGATCGGGATATCGAACACTACGAACATCTTCGGGACTTGTATTGGTGGTACTGTAAGATGGACGTCTACCAGAGCATACTGGGTGGAGGAAAGCCATT TATGGACTACCAGCACTGGACCCAGTGTCCACCACGAGCGCCGATGGGCCGGCTCGAGGCCAT ATATGGGACGTACGACCACctgatgctgctgctcggGCGTTTGTGCAGCTTCGCGGCCAAGGATCTACCCAGAAAACGGAAATCGTTCAAGGGTTTCGGACCTCCTCCAGGCGGTGGGCGACCCGGAGGGCCACCGGGAGGGGGGCCGCCAAATGTTGGTGGGCCACCGGGCAGAGGCCAGGGGTGGCCCCCACCGGGGATGGCAGGTGGAAtgcccggcggcgggcctCCCGGAGGACCCCCGATGGGCATGCCACCCCCGGGTATGATGagagggccgccgccgggtgCGATGCCCGGAGGCAACGGCGGGTCGCCTCCCATGTTCCCCGGCATGCTTCCGAACCTTGGAAAGGTGACACTACCAATGGGCTTCTCCCCGCCGCGGGACGACTccccaccaccgccgggCGAGGAAGTGCGGGAAGACCTCGACTCCGACATGGCAGCAGACGCCGCAATGCGCGAGTGGGAGTCCCTGCGCGAGGCGTTTGAGATACTCCGATCACGGTTCGGTCCGGAGTTCCAGCCCCTGGGCGCCGAATACGCCGATCGCAGAGACTCGCCGTTCGGCTCGACGCTGCAGTACCGCACCTTTTCCGTAGCGGGCATCTGGATGAACTACTACATGGGCCTGATTCACCTGTACCGCGCGCACCCCAAGATGCCGCCCGCCGCTATGATCGCCGCGGGCATCCAGGCGCAACACACGGTCAAGTTTGCCATCGAGATTGGGCGGATCGCGGCTGGGTTGACGGACGACTGTgccaacgtcgtcgagatcagtactctcgtcggcgccgcgctgATTGAGAGTTCCTTCTGTCTCTTTGTTGGCGGGATCCAG TACCAAGACAACGCCCAACGGCAATGGATCGTCAGGTGGATGCACGACATTGCCCGGCTCACCGGGTGGCAGTCGGCAAGGCAGATCGCCGAGGGCTGTGAGTCCGggtggaagaaggcggccgccATGGGCCGGGGCCCGCCGTACACGCGCGACCCAAGCCTGCAGACCGTGGTGCCGCAGTCCGTGTGGACGAACCCGCGCAGGATCGGGGCCAggctcgagcagctcgacagCGACGATACGATGCTTGTCGTGGCCAAGTCCGAGAGGGCATTTTACGCTCTCGGGCTGCTCAGCGTCGAGCAGGAGCTGGAGAGGCTGGTCATCAAGGACGAGGGGTGA